A portion of the Bactrocera neohumeralis isolate Rockhampton chromosome 2, APGP_CSIRO_Bneo_wtdbg2-racon-allhic-juicebox.fasta_v2, whole genome shotgun sequence genome contains these proteins:
- the LOC126751142 gene encoding uncharacterized protein LOC126751142 — protein MSNTTPKSSHYRSTYNYFDGIQNWRDCLAMGHSLEVNKRRSLMWLWPTESELLKFGALLETLNINHILSIGCGNGLFERIIQDCLGVAVNGIEVDRSWWESRYAIKSFININYFDEEENLKNYLQKCCNLENWNFALMFCYFNNRTAFLNYIKMYKGNTLLIVGPKTGVNVYTEPLPLEPHFPGRSWQLKATLNIGNLDVIAFYTKDVQ, from the exons ATGTCGAACACTACACCTAAAAGTTCACATTACCGATCTACGTATAATTACTTTGACGGTATACAGAATTGGCGGGACTGCCTCGCAATGGGCCACTCACTGGAAGTTAATAAACGTCGTAGCTTAATGTGGCTTTGGCCGACGGAAAGTGAATTACTTAAATTTGGAGCATTACTTGAGACGCTCAACATAAACCACATACTTAGTATAGGATGTGGAAATGGATTATTTGAAAGAATAATACAAGATTGTCTGg GAGTGGCAGTCAATGGTATTGAAGTCGATCGATCGTGGTGGGAAAGTAGATAtgcaattaaaagttttattaatattaattattttgacgAAGAAGAAAATCTGAAGAATTATCTACAAAAGTGTTGTAACTTGGAAAATTGGAATTTCGCATTGATGTTTTGCTACTTTAACAACCGCACTGCATTCCTTAATTATATCAAAATGTATAAAGGAAATACACTTTTAATTGTTGGACCGAAAACTGGTGTTAATGTTTACACTGAACCATTGCCGCTTGAACCACATTTTCCTGGAAGAAGTTGGCAATTAAAAGCTACATTAAACATTGGAAACCTTGATGTAATAGCTTTTTATACAAAAGACGTGCAATGA
- the LOC126751143 gene encoding trafficking protein particle complex subunit 6b, producing the protein MSEDILFDFLHSEIVNYCLNNNNKENDFSSLEYIGFNTGYRLIERLTRDVPRFKDELETMKFICTDFWTLIYKKQVDNLRTNNHGMYVVQDRAFRFLTRISTGTKQLEHAPKFVFFTCGLVRGALTNLGINSTVTAEVQTIPACKFHIEINRN; encoded by the exons atgtcggAAGACATACTGTTTGATTTTCTGCATTCTGAAATTGTAAACTATTgtctaaataataataataaa GAGAATGACTTTTCATCGTTGGAATATATTGGATTTAACACTGGGTATCGTCTTATAGAACGTCTAACGCGAGATGTGCCACGATTTAAAGATGAGTTGGAGacaatgaaatttatatgtactGATTTCTGGACACTAATCTATAAGAAACAAGTTGATAATTTACGTACTAACAATCACGGAATGTACGTGGTACAGGATAGAGCATTTCGTTTCCTTACACGAATATCGACAGGTACTAAACAACTGGAACATGCTCCAaag TTTGTATTTTTCACTTGTGGCCTAGTGCGAGGGGCATTGACGAATTTGGGTATAAACAGTACAGTCACAGCTGAAGTGCAAACAATTCCAGCTTGTAAATTTCACATTGAAATTAATAGAAACTAG
- the LOC126751193 gene encoding protein O-mannosyl-transferase TMTC4, producing MEKCKSPTEQTLMGSNSDEKYYLVRRLLFQCVLILLCLASYSHALNGSFVFDDTVAIVKNVDVTTYPTNWTAIFKNDFWGTSLISPESHKSYRPLTTLIFHLEYTIFGFRAKHMKAINLLLHCINTLLVWQLLRKLRFETTVYNQVAAVAATFFAIHPIHTEAVCGVVGRAELIFCTLYLVALLLTYHRTRLGAGTDVLIILLTAVGIFFKETAITIPVACIFLEFARTQVFIYPWRTQLKFICSFRNAAYAVATVVIIIFRLWQQNFQIPRFKPMDNPIALNDDLLTRILSQNYLYAINWWILLCPQWLSFDWALGCIRLITDIWDLRLQAVLAMYSLAMVAIINSRQNFAPLFGLGLMVIPFLPASGVIKVGFVIAERVLYVPSIGFCFLVAQGLCFVYNSNPKLWLLQLYKWTLMLCFICLLLRTRERAKQWLSEDSLFASALKVCPNNAKVHYNIARLATDRLDRDKALTHYHKAISLYPQYESALMNLGNLYREMGELDDAEKYIKEALAVVPDFATAWMNLGIIQAARKDYKNALLSYKNALKYRKNYAICHYNLGNLYLDQKMPSEAMQHWQEAIALNPRQPKAWANILTMLDNRGLYEDAIRVSAQALTHLPNETSIMFIRANVFGKLKHYVEAEELYKHIIEVEPLNVLFHTNLGVLYHRWEKLNEAIESYQNALKLNTEKAMTARENLSKLLKRKRREKLSKIVL from the exons atggagaaGTGTAAATCGCCAACTGAACAAACTTTAATGGGAAGTAATAGTGATGAAAAGTATTACCTGGTTAGACGTCTTCTTTTCCAATGTGTTTTAATTCTTTTATGCTTGGCCAGTTATTCACACGCACTCAATGGAAGTTTCGTTTTCGACGATACCGTAGCTATCGTAAAAAACGTTGATGTGACGACTTATCCAACAAATTGGAcagcaatatttaaaaatgatttttgggGCACGTCATTAATCAGCCCAGAATCGCACAAGTCTTACCGGCCACTAACAACATTGATATTTCATTTGGAGTATACTATCTTTGGATTTCGCGCCAAACATATGAAagctattaatttattattacattgtATAAATACTCTCCTCGTGTGGCAACTTCTTCGCAAGCTCCGATTTGAAACAACAGTTTATAACCAAGTAGCCGCAGTAGCAGCAACATTTTTCGCAATACATCCGATTCACACAGAAGCAGTTTGTGGAGTAGTTGGTCGAGCTGAATTGATATTCTGCACATTATATTTAGTAGCGCTCTTGCTTACTTATCACAGAACGCGTTTAGGTGCTGGTACTGATGTATTGATTATCTTACTGACTGCAGTAGGTATATTCTTTAAGGAGACAGCTATAACTATTCCAGTTGcatgcatttttctcgaattcGCAAGAACACAGGTTTTTATTTACCCTTGGAGAACACAATTGAAATTCATATGTTCATTTCGTAATGCCGCATATGCAGTTGCTACtgttgtaataataatatttcgtttgtggcaacaaaattttcagatccCTCGTTTCAAACCAATGGATAATCCTATAGCACTTAATGATGATCTCTTAACTCGCATACTTTCTCAGAATTATTTATATGCCATTAACTGGTGGATTCTTTTATGTCCACAATGGCTAAGTTTTGACTGGGCTTTAGGATGCATTAGATTAATTACAGACATCTGGGATTTGCGCTTGCAGGCAGTTTTGGCTATGTATTCCCTTGCAATGGTTGCCATTATTAATAGCAGACAAAATTTCGCACCCTTATTTGGACTGGGTCTAATGGTGATACCTTTTCTGCCGGCTTCAGGAGTTATTAAAGTTGGGTTTGTTATAGCTGAACGTGTGCTTTATGTACCATCTATTGGCTTTTGTTTCTTAGTGGCACAAGGTTTATGCTTTGTATATAACAGCAATCCAAAACTATGGTTGCTACAGTTATATAAGTGGACACTGATGTTATGTTTCATCTGTCTACTGTTACGAACACGAGAACGAGCTAAGCAGTGGTTATCAGAAGATAGTCTTTTTGCTTCGGCATTAAAAGTCTGCCCCAATAATGCTAAG GTTCATTATAATATAGCACGTTTGGCAACGGATAGATTAGATCGTGACAAAGCGCTCACACATTATCATAAGGCCATCAGTCTCTACCCACAATATGAATCAGCACTTATGAATTTGGGAAACCTATATCGTGAGATGGGTGAGCTAGACGATGCCGAAAAATACATTAAAGAAGCATTAGCAGTAGTACCTGATTTCGCTACTGCTTGGATGAATTTAGGAATTATTCAGGCAGCACGCAAAGATTATAAAAATGCATTACTAAGTTACAAAAATGCattgaaatatcggaagaaCTATGCTATATGTCATTACAACTTGGGCAATCTTTATCTTGATCAGAAAATGCCTAGTGAAGCGATGCAGCATTGGCAAGAAGCAATCGCTTTGAATCCCCGTCAACCCAAAGCTTGGGCTAACATACTCACAATGCTGGACAACCGAGGGCTGTACGAAGATGCTATACGAGTTTCTGCACAGGCGTTAACACATCTTCCGAATGAAACAAGTATTATGTTCATACGAGCTAACGTTTTCGGAAAATTAAAGCACTACGTGGAAGCTGAAGAGCTGTACAAGCATATAATAGAGGTGGAACCATTAAATGTATTGTTTCATACGAATTTAGGCGTTCTGTATCATCGTTGGGAGAAACTAAATGAAGCCATAGAGAGTTATCAAAATGCATTGAAATTAAATACGGAAAAAGCAATGACTGCTCGAGAAAATCTTAGCAAGCTATTAAAGAGAAAACGAAGAGAAAAGTTAAGCAAAATCGTGTTGTAA
- the LOC126751194 gene encoding cysteine protease ATG4D, protein MMSYDGLLSLSQLTDEKLSLIQGSTTPPLPNAIKSNDKTAASKGADSVVVPAVADVTVEEEEQAATIQTIQLPSVSSESNNATFIGNLSASTATTTETTAPFNTSTDVLNGDISTPQRKISASSRFMNAFQQLYSSATTANTSTDADEIDIANSTNGMPAVSRTPHKGMESKLLSMWHNVKYGWSGKIKPNFSKEQPVWLLGRCYHRKYTPPSSMESSTELTTNSGGVISTSINSSSYETPEQYMGDNHVVPISNIYPPLNAHQVDEIVIPQELGMDAVENQVADHPWEEGIEGFRRDFYSRIWMTYRREFPTMNGSSYTSDCGWGCMLRSGQMLLAQGLVCHFLGRSWRYDAETQLHSTFEDNMHKKIIKWFGDSSSKSSPFSIHALVSLGEEMGKRPGDWYGPASVSYLLKQALKMAAQENADFDNITIYVAKDCTIYMQDVEKECRIREPSPQKHVPWQTTRRTELPKSQKQQWKSLILLIPLRLGSEKLNPVYAHCLKLLLSTEYCIGIIGGRPKHSLYFVGFQEDKLIHLDPHYCQEMVDVNQDNFSLQSFHCKSPRKLKTSKMDPSCCIGFYCATKIDFDNFVESVQLYLHPMRCTSGAMDKLTSSSHTGGHSEGAQYSEMNYPLFTFSRGQCPEEEWYTINDSPYKPLQQQVTQMKQEFDLQRNSMTYINAQDDDDEETEEFVLL, encoded by the exons ATG ATGAGCTACGATGGATTATTATCACTGTCGCAGTTGACAGATGAGAAGTTAAGTCTCATTCAAGGGAGTACAACTCCACCGTTACCAAATGCGATTAAATCAAATGACAAAACTGCTGCATCCAAAGGGGCGGATAGTGTAGTAGTACCCGCAGTTGCCGACGTTACAGTTGAAGAAGAAGAGCAAGCTGCGACAATACAAACCATTCAGTTGCCTTCAGTCAGTAGTGAGAGTAACAATGCAACTTTTATAGGAAATTTGAGTGCATCGACCGCAACAACCACTGAAACAACAGCGCCTTTTAACACATCAACGGACGTATTAAACGGGGATATATCAACACCGCAACGTAAGATTTCTGCGTCATCACGATTTATGAATGCGTTCCAGCAATTATATTCGAGCGCAACTACTGCAAACACATCGACTGACGCAGACGAGATCGATATTGCGAACTCTACAAACGGAATGCCTGCAGTCAGCCGCACACCCCATAAGGGTATGGAATCAAAACTTTTGTCAATGTGGCATAACGTCAAATATGGTTGGAGCGGAAAAATCAAACCAAATTTTTCTAAAGAACAGCCAGTATGGCTTCTGGGGCGATGTTATCACCGCAAATATACTCCACCATCATCCATGGAAAGCTCTACTGAACTCACTACAAACTCTGGTGGCGTAATTTCAACGTCAATAAATAGTAGCTCTTACGAAACGCCAGAACAATATATGGGTGATAACCATGTTGTCCCCATCAGCAATATTTATCCGCCACTCAATGCTCACCAAGTAGATGAAATAGTAATTCCACAAGAATTAGGTATGGATGCGGTAGAGAATCAAGTAGCCGATCATCCATGGGAGGAGGGTATTGAGGGTTTCCGTCGTGATTTTTATAGCCGCATTTGGATGACTTACCGCAGGGAATTCCCGACAATGAATGGTTCTAGTTACACATCTGATTGCGGCTGGGGTTGCATGCTTCGCAGCGGGCAAATGTTGCTTGCACAAGGGCTTGTTTGCCATTTCTTAGGCAGAA GTTGGCGTTACGATGCAGAAACGCAGTTACACTCTACTTTTGAAGACaatatgcataaaaaaattattaagtggTTTGGCGATAGTTCTTCAAAGAGCAGTCCTTTTTCCATACATGCTCTGGTTAGCTTGGGTGAAGAAATGGGCAAAAGGCCAGGCGATTGGTACGGTCCAGCATCCGTTTCATATCTTCTAAA ACAAGCACTGAAAATGGCGGCTCAAGAAAATGCTGACTTCGATAATATAACAATTTATGTAGCTAAGGATTGTACCA TTTATATGCAAGATGTGGAAAAAGAATGTCGAATACGAGAGCCATCTCCTCAAAAGCATGTTCCCTGGCAAACAACACGGCGTACTGAATTgccaaaatcacaaaaacaacaatggaaaTCGTTAATTCTGTTAATACCACTTCGTTTGGGATCAGAAAAACTGAATCCCGTTTACGCGCATTGCTTGAAACTATTACTGAGTACAGAATATTGCATTGGTATTATAGGCGGCAGGCCAAAACATTCATTATATTTCGTTGGATTCCAAG aagaTAAACTAATACATTTGGATCCTCATTATTGCCAAGAAATGGTCGATGTTAATCAGGATAATTTCTCATTACAATCCTTTCATTGTAAATCACCTCGAAAATTGAAGACTTCTAAAATGGATCCAAGTTGTTGCATCGGTTTTTACTGTGCCAcgaaaattgattttgataattttgtggAAAGTGTACAGTTA tatcTACATCCGATGCGTTGCACCTCCGGAGCAATGGATAAACTTACATCTTCATCACATACTGGTGGACACAGTGAAGGTGCTCAATATTCTGAAATGAACTATccactttttacattttcacgCGGACAGTGTCCAGAGGAAGAATGGTACACAATCAATGATTCCCCTTACAAACCATTGCAGCAACAAGTGACTCAAATGAAGCAGGAGTTCGATCTTCAAAGGAATAGCATGACATATATTAATGCGCAAGACGATGATGACGAGGAAACTGAAGAATTTGTATTACTCTAA